A genomic segment from Chitinophaga niabensis encodes:
- a CDS encoding SusC/RagA family TonB-linked outer membrane protein — protein sequence MKKTYALLRKGKVLCFIFYLLCLSTFTLAQDVLKKEISIQLKDEPIASALRKISNAYGIKFTYNGQVAGSDIRVNVTGNSTPLKTVLDQSFKGKPLQYTTLNEEILISLDEPRKPAEAAQQRILTGKIYDVSSGLPGATVKVEGTNRGAVTDAEGKFTLQINNDNEVLLFSFIGYIPQRIVVGKRTTLDVKLEPNPANALNEVQIVAFGTQKKESVIGSITTINPKELKVPSSNLTTALAGRLAGVIAYQRSGEPGADNADFFVRGITTFGNNTRPLILIDGIELTTTDLARLQPDDIASFSIMKDATATALYGARGANGVILVTTKQGVAGKAKISLRLENSISAPTDNIELADPVTFMKQHNEAVLTRDPLGTLPYTEEKIANTAEGKNSLVYPANDWREMLFKKYTMNQRVNLNVSGGGNVARYYVAGSYSKDNGILKVDNRNNFNNNIDLKNYSLRANVNINVTKTTELIVRLSGNFDDYTGPIDGGAWMYRKVMAANPVLFPAYFPQDEQHRHVKHIMFGNYGENGEYLNPYADMVKGYRDQSRSQMLAQFEVKQDLGDLIKGLSFRTMVNTNRTSSFDVSRFYNPFWYRVSGYDQLTDKYSISKINDDGTEYLGYNEGNKILNSTFYMESMLNYTRDFKKHGVSGLLVFITRQSLNANAGDLQQSLPSRNVGLSGRFTYAYDNRYFAEFNFGYNGSERFYKTNRFGFFPSGGVAWAISNEPFFEPLKGTVTNLRLRYSYGLVGNDQIGSAQDRFFYLSNVNMNDGNRGARFGRDLAEFKNGVGISRYSNEQISWERAKKQNIALELNLYSKLNFVAEYYNEYRDDILMTRASIPNTMGLSAPIKANLGEASGNGVDLSLDYRESWSKDFWMSLRGNFTYAKSKYRVYEEPQYAERWRYRVGTPLNQQFGFIAEKLFTDDKEAENSPRQEFGAAYGGGDIKYLDVNGDGRITNADQVPLGFPLVPEIIYGAGFSLGYKQWDVSAFFQGAGNQSFWIDPVATAPFKRDGDVGGNNNTQLLKAYADSHWSEENRNVYAIWPRLSPTVNANNVQPSTWFMRDGSFVRLKQVEIGYSLPASFQRRLHTNQFRFYVNGTNLLLFSKFKLWDVEMAGNGLGYPVQRVFNIGANIVFN from the coding sequence ATGAAGAAAACGTATGCCCTGCTACGTAAGGGTAAAGTATTGTGTTTTATATTTTACCTGCTTTGCCTAAGTACCTTTACACTTGCCCAGGATGTGTTGAAAAAAGAGATCTCTATCCAACTGAAGGATGAGCCGATCGCTTCCGCATTACGCAAGATCAGCAATGCCTATGGAATCAAATTCACGTACAACGGCCAGGTGGCCGGAAGTGATATCCGGGTGAATGTAACAGGGAACAGCACACCTTTGAAAACAGTATTGGACCAGTCATTTAAAGGAAAGCCACTGCAATACACCACGTTAAATGAAGAGATTTTGATCTCGCTGGATGAACCACGCAAACCCGCAGAAGCAGCACAGCAACGTATCCTTACCGGCAAGATCTATGATGTAAGCAGTGGCCTTCCCGGGGCAACGGTAAAAGTGGAAGGCACCAACCGCGGCGCCGTTACGGATGCTGAAGGTAAATTCACTTTGCAGATCAATAACGATAACGAAGTACTGTTATTCTCTTTCATAGGATATATTCCACAACGTATTGTGGTAGGAAAACGTACCACGCTGGATGTAAAGCTGGAACCCAACCCCGCCAATGCCCTCAATGAAGTGCAGATCGTGGCTTTTGGTACCCAGAAGAAAGAAAGCGTGATCGGCTCTATTACCACCATCAATCCAAAGGAACTGAAAGTTCCATCCAGTAACCTCACTACAGCATTGGCCGGAAGACTTGCCGGTGTAATTGCCTACCAGCGGAGCGGAGAACCCGGTGCGGATAATGCGGACTTCTTTGTAAGAGGTATCACCACCTTTGGCAACAACACCCGCCCGCTCATTCTCATAGATGGTATTGAGCTTACCACAACAGATCTGGCACGTTTACAGCCAGACGATATTGCCAGCTTTTCCATCATGAAAGATGCAACGGCCACGGCATTGTATGGTGCCCGCGGAGCCAATGGTGTGATCCTCGTTACCACTAAACAGGGAGTGGCCGGGAAAGCCAAGATCTCCCTGCGCCTGGAGAATTCTATCTCTGCACCCACCGATAACATTGAACTGGCAGATCCGGTAACGTTCATGAAACAACACAATGAAGCCGTACTCACCCGCGACCCTTTGGGTACATTGCCCTACACGGAAGAGAAGATCGCCAACACCGCAGAAGGTAAAAACTCCCTGGTCTATCCTGCAAACGACTGGCGCGAAATGCTTTTCAAGAAGTACACCATGAACCAGCGGGTGAACCTCAATGTAAGCGGTGGCGGCAACGTAGCACGTTATTATGTAGCCGGCTCCTACAGCAAGGATAACGGGATCCTGAAAGTTGATAACCGCAACAACTTCAACAATAATATAGACCTCAAGAACTATTCCCTCCGTGCCAATGTGAACATCAATGTTACCAAAACAACGGAACTGATCGTACGCCTCAGCGGAAACTTTGACGATTACACCGGCCCCATAGATGGTGGTGCATGGATGTACCGAAAAGTAATGGCTGCTAACCCTGTATTATTTCCTGCCTACTTTCCGCAGGATGAACAACACCGCCATGTGAAACATATCATGTTCGGTAACTACGGAGAAAATGGAGAATACCTGAACCCATATGCAGATATGGTGAAAGGATACAGAGATCAATCCCGCAGCCAGATGCTGGCACAGTTTGAAGTAAAACAAGATCTCGGAGATCTGATAAAAGGCCTTTCCTTCCGCACCATGGTCAATACTAACCGCACTTCGAGCTTCGATGTCAGCCGTTTTTACAATCCTTTCTGGTACCGGGTGAGCGGCTATGATCAGCTGACTGATAAATACAGCATATCCAAGATCAACGATGATGGAACGGAATACCTTGGATACAATGAAGGCAACAAGATCCTGAATTCCACTTTTTACATGGAATCCATGCTGAACTATACCCGCGATTTTAAAAAACATGGTGTCAGTGGCCTGCTGGTTTTCATTACCCGTCAAAGCCTCAACGCCAATGCGGGAGACCTCCAGCAATCACTTCCTTCCCGGAACGTAGGCCTGTCCGGGCGTTTCACCTATGCCTACGATAACCGCTATTTCGCAGAGTTCAACTTTGGTTACAATGGTTCCGAAAGGTTCTATAAAACCAACCGCTTTGGTTTCTTTCCATCCGGCGGCGTAGCATGGGCTATATCTAATGAGCCATTCTTTGAACCCCTGAAAGGAACGGTCACTAATCTGCGCCTCCGCTATTCTTACGGTTTAGTGGGGAATGACCAGATCGGATCTGCGCAGGACCGTTTCTTCTATCTCTCTAATGTAAACATGAACGACGGGAACAGAGGTGCAAGGTTTGGACGCGATCTGGCAGAGTTCAAAAATGGTGTGGGCATATCCCGTTATTCCAATGAACAGATCAGCTGGGAACGTGCAAAGAAACAGAACATCGCGCTGGAACTGAACCTCTACAGCAAACTGAACTTTGTGGCAGAATATTACAATGAATACCGGGACGATATCCTGATGACGCGTGCTTCCATCCCCAACACCATGGGCCTTTCCGCACCTATCAAAGCAAACCTGGGAGAAGCTTCCGGCAATGGGGTAGACCTTTCGCTGGATTACCGGGAAAGCTGGTCGAAAGACTTCTGGATGTCCCTGCGCGGCAATTTCACTTATGCCAAGAGTAAATACCGGGTGTATGAGGAACCGCAGTATGCAGAACGCTGGCGTTATCGTGTAGGTACGCCTTTGAATCAGCAGTTCGGTTTCATTGCAGAGAAGTTGTTTACAGATGATAAGGAAGCAGAAAACTCACCGCGCCAGGAATTCGGAGCAGCATACGGTGGTGGCGATATCAAATACCTGGATGTGAACGGAGATGGCCGTATCACCAATGCAGACCAGGTGCCGCTGGGTTTTCCACTTGTGCCGGAGATCATCTACGGTGCAGGGTTTTCACTGGGATATAAGCAATGGGATGTATCTGCTTTTTTCCAGGGTGCAGGTAACCAATCCTTCTGGATAGATCCTGTAGCTACGGCTCCCTTTAAAAGAGATGGAGATGTAGGGGGAAATAATAATACACAATTGCTGAAAGCATATGCAGACAGTCATTGGTCTGAAGAGAACAGGAATGTATATGCCATCTGGCCAAGGCTCAGCCCCACCGTTAATGCCAACAACGTACAACCCAGTACCTGGTTTATGCGCGATGGATCTTTTGTACGCCTGAAACAGGTAGAAATAGGATATTCCCTGCCAGCCAGCTTCCAGAGAAGGTTGCACACCAATCAGTTCCGTTTTTATGTGAATGGCACCAACCTGCTGCTGTTCAGCAAATTTAAATTATGGGATGTGGAAATGGCTGGTAACGGTTTAGGATACCCGGTACAAAGGGTATTCAACATAGGCGCCAACATTGTTTTTAATTAA
- a CDS encoding FecR family protein: protein MDQKTILSLIEKYLNGTASTEERGILLDWYRREADQPATWEASSTEDITRLKTRMLGQLKQHVRKTRKPVSLFHRWRLAAAVLVLAAGGLVMSRIFLPGTRNVPEKALLTGKGERKKVRLPDSTLVWLAPCSELKYPEQFEGDQRIVQLSGEAFFEVSSDAQHPFIIHTQSLTTKVLGTAFNIHAYPEDTLITVTLLNGSVMLNEKQRLTPMQKAFYGKNSGTLSYIDDPDAALMLQRREGELEYNNVKLGIIMKDLERLFNVTIIIEEDAKDCLFYGRIKANEDIETFLSKLSRVVGVKVNTKGNKYFIHKGKC from the coding sequence GTGGACCAAAAGACAATACTATCATTAATAGAAAAGTACCTCAATGGTACCGCTTCAACAGAGGAAAGAGGGATCTTACTGGACTGGTATCGCAGGGAAGCAGATCAGCCTGCCACCTGGGAGGCTTCTTCCACTGAGGATATCACCCGCCTGAAAACCAGGATGCTGGGGCAGTTGAAGCAACATGTGCGCAAAACGCGCAAGCCGGTATCGCTGTTTCATCGCTGGCGGCTGGCGGCAGCTGTGCTGGTATTGGCTGCCGGGGGCCTGGTGATGTCCAGGATCTTCCTGCCAGGTACCCGTAACGTACCGGAAAAAGCTTTGCTCACCGGCAAGGGAGAACGTAAAAAGGTCCGGCTGCCGGATAGTACCCTGGTATGGCTGGCTCCATGCAGCGAGCTGAAATATCCTGAACAGTTTGAAGGAGATCAGCGCATTGTGCAGCTCTCCGGTGAAGCCTTTTTTGAAGTGAGCAGCGATGCGCAGCATCCCTTTATCATCCATACGCAATCATTAACCACCAAAGTATTAGGAACAGCGTTTAATATACATGCCTATCCGGAAGATACCCTCATCACCGTTACCCTGCTGAACGGTTCAGTGATGTTAAATGAAAAACAACGCCTTACACCTATGCAGAAAGCATTTTACGGTAAGAACTCCGGTACCCTCAGCTATATAGATGATCCGGATGCCGCACTGATGCTGCAGCGCAGGGAAGGAGAGCTGGAATATAATAATGTGAAGCTGGGCATTATCATGAAAGACCTGGAACGTTTATTCAATGTTACAATAATAATAGAGGAAGATGCAAAAGACTGCCTGTTCTACGGGCGCATTAAAGCCAACGAAGACATAGAGACCTTCCTCAGCAAATTAAGCCGCGTTGTGGGTGTTAAAGTAAACACCAAAGGAAATAAATATTTCATTCACAAAGGAAAATGTTAA
- a CDS encoding RNA polymerase sigma-70 factor: MAKIKSYCNLSDQDLAQLLVQGREDAFTEIYQRFWEKLMAIAFNLTKDQVLSEEITQEVFISLWNRRHIVQIDSLGGYLATAIKFSVFKHLIRQRRQLQIIKDNFIPATVFADEEERVHARFLTEYVGGIVEQLPEKCRLVFQYSRYEGLSIAEIADRLDISPKTAEGHLTKALKTIRLNLKDATPLLLLLLDHKL; this comes from the coding sequence GTGGCCAAAATTAAGTCCTATTGTAATTTATCGGATCAGGATCTGGCTCAATTGCTCGTACAGGGGAGGGAAGATGCCTTTACAGAGATCTACCAGCGTTTCTGGGAAAAGCTGATGGCTATCGCATTCAATCTTACAAAAGACCAGGTACTGTCAGAAGAGATCACGCAGGAAGTGTTCATCAGCCTCTGGAACCGCCGCCACATTGTACAGATCGACTCCCTGGGTGGATACCTGGCCACTGCCATTAAATTCTCCGTTTTCAAACACCTCATTCGCCAGCGCCGCCAGCTGCAGATCATTAAAGACAATTTTATCCCTGCCACCGTATTTGCTGACGAAGAAGAAAGGGTACATGCCCGCTTCCTTACAGAATATGTGGGCGGCATCGTAGAACAGCTGCCGGAAAAATGCAGGCTCGTATTCCAATACAGCCGTTATGAAGGTTTGAGCATTGCCGAAATAGCAGACCGGCTGGATATTTCCCCCAAAACAGCCGAAGGGCACCTCACCAAAGCCCTGAAAACCATCCGCCTCAACCTGAAGGATGCCACTCCACTGCTCTTATTACTCCTTGATCACAAGCTTTAA